Proteins from a genomic interval of Candidatus Bathyarchaeota archaeon:
- a CDS encoding glycosidase codes for MGLSMKRFPGNPILKPNPLSPWEARQVFNAGAVYEGGKVHILYRAIGHDQVSRLGYASSYDGLYIVERLEKPVFEPLTPEEYDGCEDPRLTKCEDGLVYMAYTAVADIVYGRFQVGLTHISPKDLAEKRWRWGPRSYPFPGVKDKDAAILPKKINGLYALIHRIDPDICISYSSDLRNWCGLKAIMSPRPGMWDNLKIGIGPPPIEISEGWLMVYHGVDMNKVYRLGIAILDKEHPENVIYRCEKPILEPEEDYEKFGYVPNVVFSCGAVLVDDQLLIYYGGADTTVNLAIYDIAELIPSRLEEPIVVEES; via the coding sequence GGGAGCTGTGTACGAGGGCGGTAAAGTGCATATACTTTACAGGGCGATAGGTCACGACCAAGTCTCTAGGCTGGGCTACGCATCCTCATATGACGGGCTGTACATAGTCGAAAGGCTTGAGAAGCCCGTATTCGAGCCTCTAACCCCTGAAGAATACGATGGATGTGAAGACCCGAGGCTTACCAAATGCGAGGACGGTCTAGTATACATGGCCTACACGGCGGTGGCGGATATCGTGTACGGACGTTTCCAGGTGGGTCTAACCCATATAAGTCCAAAGGACTTGGCGGAGAAGCGCTGGAGATGGGGTCCTAGAAGCTATCCTTTCCCAGGCGTCAAAGATAAGGACGCCGCTATACTGCCTAAGAAGATAAACGGCCTCTATGCTCTCATACATAGGATAGACCCAGACATATGCATATCCTACTCCAGCGACCTCAGAAACTGGTGTGGTCTAAAGGCGATAATGTCTCCGAGACCTGGGATGTGGGATAACCTCAAGATAGGTATAGGCCCACCTCCCATCGAGATAAGCGAGGGTTGGCTTATGGTTTACCATGGAGTCGACATGAACAAGGTTTACCGGCTTGGAATAGCGATCCTCGATAAAGAGCATCCTGAGAACGTGATATACAGGTGCGAGAAACCGATCCTCGAACCCGAGGAAGACTACGAGAAGTTCGGTTACGTCCCGAACGTAGTGTTCTCCTGCGGAGCCGTACTGGTCGACGACCAACTTCTGATATACTACGGAGGAGCCGATACGACGGTTAACCTAGCGATATACGACATCGCAGAGCTCATACCTTCGAGGCTTGAAGAACCTATAGTCGTAGAAGAATCGTAA
- a CDS encoding HAD family hydrolase, with protein sequence MRETISGLRNLIFDLDETLVLLPVDWGMVYRDIGRLLGREVASFAATLPMLWGSDMYWKVSRLVEEYELKSLSKLVVLDDSPSIVRGLRKDYRLSITSLQSRKVIERVLHIMGVRELFDVLVSREDKPTRREQIRLVLTAGGYEASETMMIGDRVDDVVSALKNGCRAALVVRKTNELENLRKLGLESKTLTLRSLKELYEVLKRTC encoded by the coding sequence ATGCGGGAGACGATCTCCGGTTTGAGAAACCTGATATTCGACCTAGACGAAACCCTCGTCCTCCTTCCAGTAGATTGGGGTATGGTCTACAGGGATATAGGGAGGCTTCTAGGTAGAGAGGTCGCATCTTTCGCGGCTACGTTGCCTATGCTATGGGGTTCAGACATGTACTGGAAGGTTTCCCGGCTCGTCGAAGAATACGAGCTCAAATCGCTAAGTAAGCTGGTGGTGCTAGACGACTCTCCATCTATAGTTAGGGGGCTGAGGAAGGATTACAGGTTGAGCATAACAAGCCTCCAGTCGAGAAAGGTCATAGAGAGGGTCTTACACATCATGGGTGTCAGAGAGCTGTTTGACGTTTTGGTTTCGAGAGAAGATAAACCGACCAGGAGGGAGCAGATAAGGCTTGTACTCACCGCTGGAGGCTATGAGGCTTCTGAGACCATGATGATAGGCGATAGGGTAGACGACGTGGTATCGGCTTTGAAGAACGGCTGTAGAGCCGCCTTGGTCGTGAGAAAGACGAACGAGCTAGAGAACTTGAGAAAGCTAGGGTTAGAATCGAAAACCCTGACGTTGAGAAGTCTGAAAGAGCTTTACGAGGTTTTAAAGAGAACTTGTTGA
- a CDS encoding MFS transporter translates to MKARLGFNKRLILTALSLSVGGLINVEMVMAPYLTALGGSLLTVGVLYSLRGLIGLLFRLPAGFLSDRLGRKLMLLVCSGLRALGSLILALASRVYDALYAVAARSIANVSENPAYLATVGELVEDGSIGIAFGVALSLRNIPSIISPVVTGFIADSAGFRMLFLVSVTAYVISLSLILLFVKESKVQTLKGYGFRELLRDRRLLLIFTAFLFVFSGQTAFTPFFNILAVDYVGLSFSQLGLITSLGAATALMTRIASGWLSDKLTPRIELILAGGFRIVSYILATCAYSFPLLFLTYLVNRLLIFAPARNTMIVRIVPSELRGRAFALMGLAGDLGRIIGATVAGLLAELYGIGYPFYFMAITGIAFIALISTVKESY, encoded by the coding sequence ATGAAAGCTAGGTTGGGGTTTAACAAACGTTTGATCCTGACCGCGCTGTCGCTTTCGGTCGGTGGTTTGATAAACGTAGAGATGGTTATGGCGCCTTATTTGACGGCTCTCGGTGGGAGCCTCCTAACAGTGGGAGTTTTATACTCCCTCAGAGGCTTAATCGGTCTCCTGTTTAGGCTTCCGGCAGGTTTTCTCTCAGACCGTTTGGGACGTAAACTCATGCTTTTGGTATGTTCGGGTCTGAGGGCTTTAGGCTCCCTGATACTCGCCCTAGCGTCTAGGGTCTATGACGCTCTCTACGCCGTAGCTGCTAGGAGCATAGCTAACGTCTCTGAAAACCCCGCTTACCTAGCTACGGTCGGTGAACTCGTCGAGGACGGGAGCATAGGTATCGCTTTCGGAGTGGCTTTATCCTTACGCAATATTCCATCGATAATATCCCCAGTGGTCACAGGCTTCATAGCGGACTCAGCCGGGTTCAGGATGCTATTCCTCGTCAGCGTCACCGCGTATGTTATTTCGCTATCCCTGATTCTCCTGTTCGTGAAGGAGTCTAAGGTACAGACGCTCAAAGGCTACGGCTTCAGAGAGTTGCTTCGAGATAGGCGACTCCTACTCATATTCACCGCTTTCCTATTCGTCTTCTCAGGTCAGACGGCGTTCACACCGTTCTTCAACATCCTAGCCGTAGATTATGTAGGTCTAAGCTTTTCCCAACTAGGTCTGATAACCTCCCTAGGAGCCGCTACGGCCTTGATGACCCGCATAGCCTCTGGATGGCTTTCAGATAAGCTCACACCTAGGATAGAGCTTATACTTGCAGGCGGCTTTAGAATAGTGTCTTATATCCTAGCTACATGCGCTTATAGCTTCCCTCTTCTATTCTTGACGTATCTGGTTAACAGGCTTCTGATATTCGCACCTGCTAGAAACACCATGATAGTTAGAATAGTCCCTTCAGAGCTTAGAGGAAGGGCCTTTGCGCTGATGGGGTTAGCCGGAGACTTAGGCAGGATCATAGGGGCTACCGTAGCGGGCTTGCTCGCCGAGCTGTATGGGATAGGGTACCCGTTCTACTTCATGGCCATAACCGGCATAGCCTTCATAGCGCTGATAAGCACGGTAAAAGAAAGCTATTAA
- a CDS encoding PIN domain-containing protein codes for MSYVDTSVIVLALDRLDPRCSLAKAALKRAGDKVVSELVLVELSAVLARKSLTKLFAEKLGVNRRLIASTLILYLLRRFGLRVRAVEGLIRIPMLGDMSQPMAEALNLSERFRLRTLDLLHLAYVKLLREMGERIDILMTADEELKKMAKEIEEELGVTVQFIG; via the coding sequence ATGAGCTACGTGGATACAAGCGTAATAGTTTTGGCGTTGGATAGGCTTGACCCTAGATGTAGCTTAGCAAAGGCCGCTTTGAAGAGGGCCGGTGATAAAGTGGTTTCAGAGCTCGTACTCGTGGAGCTTTCGGCGGTCTTAGCCAGGAAGAGTTTGACCAAGTTATTTGCAGAGAAACTCGGTGTGAACAGGAGACTGATCGCGTCGACTTTAATCCTATACTTACTTAGAAGGTTTGGGCTTAGGGTTAGAGCTGTCGAAGGGCTTATCAGAATACCGATGCTGGGGGATATGAGCCAACCCATGGCCGAAGCTCTAAACCTCTCTGAGAGGTTTAGGCTTAGGACCTTAGACCTACTTCACCTAGCATACGTAAAGCTTCTTAGGGAGATGGGGGAGCGTATAGACATACTGATGACGGCTGACGAGGAGCTTAAGAAGATGGCGAAAGAGATAGAAGAGGAGCTTGGAGTGACTGTGCAATTTATAGGCTAG